From a region of the Candidatus Neomarinimicrobiota bacterium genome:
- a CDS encoding arginase family protein encodes MNSKLQYMRRIGVLGVPSSAGARQKGQEKAPQALRKASLLEKIRLTGLEVLDFGDLPEVSYRPDKDNPKSQNLELVVQVAKKVSGRVNRIIQEGSLPLVLGGDCTITVGVLDAIIRNSPNLGLVYFDGDIDMNIPDTTISGIFDGMGLAHIIGKGVKLLSHVGTRFPLVPEKNIVLFGYNQEAGSIDAWETGVLSNCQMAKYPLSRIKGIAKDSAKKVVHQLENEVDSILVHFDVDVIDFDDFPAADVPHHKGLSFDETIEALTVFITSKKFVGLVVTEFNVNRDNEGLLAKRLVDGVGKALRGGPGLIA; translated from the coding sequence TTGAATTCAAAACTCCAGTATATGAGAAGAATTGGAGTTCTGGGTGTTCCGTCCAGTGCTGGGGCTAGGCAGAAGGGACAAGAAAAGGCACCGCAGGCACTCCGCAAAGCTTCACTGCTTGAAAAGATCCGTCTAACTGGGTTAGAAGTTCTCGACTTTGGTGATCTGCCAGAGGTTTCATATCGACCAGATAAGGATAATCCCAAAAGTCAAAATCTGGAATTAGTCGTGCAAGTAGCGAAGAAGGTTTCTGGCCGGGTAAATAGGATAATACAGGAAGGTTCTCTTCCGTTAGTTCTCGGAGGAGACTGCACAATTACGGTAGGAGTACTTGACGCCATAATTAGGAATAGCCCGAATCTGGGTCTGGTCTATTTTGATGGGGATATTGATATGAACATCCCTGATACGACGATTTCCGGGATCTTTGATGGGATGGGTCTTGCACACATCATTGGAAAAGGAGTGAAGTTACTTTCGCACGTAGGTACCCGATTCCCTCTCGTCCCAGAAAAGAACATAGTACTTTTCGGTTACAATCAGGAGGCTGGGTCAATTGATGCATGGGAAACTGGAGTTTTGTCAAACTGTCAAATGGCTAAGTACCCTTTAAGCAGAATTAAAGGGATAGCCAAAGACTCAGCTAAGAAGGTCGTACACCAACTGGAGAATGAGGTGGATTCGATTCTCGTTCATTTCGATGTGGACGTGATCGATTTCGACGACTTCCCCGCGGCAGATGTGCCTCATCATAAGGGTCTGAGCTTTGATGAAACAATTGAGGCACTTACCGTGTTCATAACCAGCAAGAAATTTGTGGGTCTGGTGGTTACAGAATTCAATGTTAATCGAGACAATGAAGGCCTACTTGCCAAGAGACTGGTTGACGGAGTTGGGAAAGCTTTGAGAGGAGGACCAGGCCTTATCGCATGA
- a CDS encoding 5-deoxy-glucuronate isomerase has protein sequence MSVDLITSYRGRPFSPGFNNYADLEAEAGLKFQILLLEAGGREKVGSDTEETAVVVIEGKGSLRYRDEQTRFHRTSWVEENPTVVHFSRGETLTVAAEGETRLAIISTMNEETFEGRVYAHSEIDVEHRGKDLLDGTCYRLVRLAFDQSIAPEAAKLVLGEVLNFPGKWSSYPPHHHEQPEIYYYEFSPKEGYGHGELGSQVFKIQNKDLLVITGNRDHSQVSAPGYHMYYIWAIRHLEGKPYAGFEFTPPYDRLLD, from the coding sequence ATGAGTGTGGATCTGATTACCTCCTACAGGGGTCGTCCTTTTTCTCCCGGGTTCAACAACTACGCGGACCTGGAGGCGGAAGCAGGATTGAAATTTCAGATCCTCCTTCTTGAAGCAGGTGGCAGGGAAAAGGTCGGATCGGATACCGAGGAAACGGCTGTGGTAGTCATCGAAGGCAAAGGCTCGCTACGCTATCGGGATGAACAGACCCGCTTTCACCGTACCAGTTGGGTGGAAGAGAATCCCACTGTCGTTCATTTCTCCAGAGGAGAGACGTTGACAGTTGCAGCTGAAGGAGAAACTCGGCTGGCGATCATCTCCACCATGAACGAGGAGACCTTCGAAGGGCGTGTGTATGCCCATTCTGAGATTGACGTAGAGCACCGGGGAAAAGACCTTCTTGACGGTACATGTTACCGGCTGGTACGCCTCGCCTTCGATCAATCTATTGCTCCCGAAGCAGCGAAGTTGGTCCTGGGAGAAGTACTGAATTTCCCAGGGAAGTGGAGCAGTTACCCCCCGCACCACCATGAACAGCCGGAGATTTATTACTACGAGTTTTCTCCGAAAGAAGGATATGGTCATGGGGAGCTGGGAAGTCAGGTTTTCAAGATTCAGAACAAGGATTTGCTGGTGATAACCGGAAACCGAGACCACAGTCAGGTGTCTGCTCCGGGATACCACATGTACTATATCTGGGCTATCAGACACCTCGAAGGAAAGCCGTATGCGGGGTTTGAATTTACTCCTCCATATGACCGATTGTTGGACTGA
- a CDS encoding transaldolase family protein: MMAKTKMQLTSELGSDWWNDSNDHALLQHAVDEGAVGATSNPIITKAAVESHPDVWNPVIDRLIKDHPEKSEDEIAWLLVDEVGRRAAAILEPVYERTDGRKGKLSLQVSPKYYRNAEEMVQHAEHLASLAPNIAVKNPVVPAGLRSIEELTARGITINATVSFSVPQAVATAEAIERGWKRALENGVDTSTLTPYVTIMVGRIDDHLRRVMAQHGITVDPGVINWAGVAIFKRAYRIFNKRGYHGKLLSAAFRCHFHWSQFLGGSVVISIPYEWWNQFNASNIEVVQRMEEDVPSEILAQLEDNFEDFRRAFYEDGMTPDEFASFGPSVHTLNDFLQGYNDFVCIVRQRMLGQV; encoded by the coding sequence ATGATGGCGAAAACCAAAATGCAACTAACCAGCGAGCTGGGCAGCGATTGGTGGAACGACTCAAACGATCACGCCCTGCTGCAGCATGCTGTGGATGAAGGGGCAGTAGGTGCTACCTCGAATCCAATTATTACGAAAGCAGCGGTTGAGTCTCACCCCGATGTTTGGAATCCCGTCATTGACAGGTTGATTAAGGACCACCCGGAGAAATCGGAGGATGAAATTGCCTGGTTACTTGTGGATGAGGTGGGTCGAAGAGCGGCCGCTATTCTTGAGCCGGTTTATGAGCGTACTGACGGGCGGAAAGGAAAACTTTCCTTGCAGGTAAGTCCCAAGTACTACCGCAACGCGGAAGAAATGGTTCAGCACGCAGAACACCTGGCAAGCCTGGCGCCGAACATAGCAGTCAAGAACCCCGTGGTTCCTGCCGGGTTGCGGTCAATTGAGGAACTGACAGCCCGTGGGATCACCATCAATGCTACAGTAAGCTTCTCCGTCCCCCAGGCCGTGGCAACGGCTGAGGCGATCGAACGAGGTTGGAAACGGGCCCTGGAGAATGGCGTGGACACCTCGACGCTCACTCCTTATGTTACCATCATGGTGGGCCGCATTGATGACCATCTTCGCCGCGTTATGGCCCAGCACGGAATCACCGTCGACCCAGGAGTTATCAACTGGGCTGGCGTAGCGATTTTCAAACGTGCTTACCGCATCTTTAACAAAAGAGGCTACCATGGAAAGCTCCTATCAGCGGCTTTTCGCTGTCATTTTCACTGGTCACAATTCTTGGGCGGAAGTGTGGTTATCAGTATACCATACGAGTGGTGGAATCAATTCAACGCCTCCAACATCGAAGTAGTCCAGCGTATGGAGGAGGATGTGCCCTCGGAGATTCTGGCACAATTAGAAGACAATTTCGAAGACTTTCGCCGGGCCTTCTATGAGGACGGGATGACTCCTGACGAGTTCGCCTCCTTCGGTCCCTCAGTACACACTCTGAACGACTTTCTGCAAGGGTACAATGACTTCGTGTGCATTGTACGACAGCGGATGCTGGGGCAGGTATGA
- the iolE gene encoding myo-inosose-2 dehydratase: MNQNSIRVGIAPINWSNDDLRELGGDISLEQCLAEMQAAGYTGTELGHKFPTVPERLKPLLGRYGLTLASSWHSIHFAREVSLDDELAHLENRLKFLSAMGTTVINLAECSGTVHNVQDQPLSARPVFTDREWDRVIKGMNLAGELCLSYRIHAAVHHHMGTGIQTGEEIDRLLSGTDPDKVFLCADTGHLQFAGEDPRTLVKKHQNRIAHIHLKDLRQTALRRVWQEDSSFLAAVLAGVFTVPGDGMINFAPILDLVAQGSYEGWLVVEAEQDPSRANPLNYARLARTYLSTVANV, from the coding sequence GTGAACCAGAATAGCATTCGGGTCGGAATTGCGCCCATCAACTGGAGCAACGATGATCTGCGTGAGCTGGGCGGCGACATTTCTTTGGAACAGTGCCTGGCGGAAATGCAGGCGGCCGGGTATACCGGTACGGAATTGGGTCACAAGTTTCCTACTGTTCCGGAACGTCTCAAACCTCTCTTGGGGCGCTATGGGCTTACTCTGGCGTCATCTTGGCACTCCATCCATTTCGCCCGGGAGGTCAGTCTGGACGATGAGCTTGCCCACCTGGAGAACCGCTTAAAGTTTCTGTCTGCGATGGGCACCACGGTGATTAATCTGGCGGAATGTAGCGGTACAGTACACAACGTTCAGGATCAGCCCCTTTCGGCCCGTCCTGTTTTCACTGACCGGGAGTGGGATCGTGTTATCAAAGGTATGAATCTTGCTGGGGAGCTATGCCTTTCCTACAGAATCCACGCGGCGGTACACCATCACATGGGAACGGGAATTCAAACGGGAGAGGAGATCGATCGCCTCCTTTCCGGAACGGATCCGGACAAGGTATTTCTGTGTGCTGATACGGGTCATCTGCAATTTGCCGGGGAAGACCCTCGGACACTGGTCAAAAAGCACCAGAATCGTATTGCACACATCCATCTGAAGGATCTTCGACAAACGGCACTCAGGAGAGTGTGGCAAGAAGATAGTTCGTTTCTTGCTGCCGTTCTGGCAGGCGTTTTCACGGTACCGGGAGACGGGATGATTAACTTTGCCCCGATCCTTGACTTAGTCGCGCAGGGCAGCTATGAAGGGTGGCTGGTCGTCGAAGCGGAGCAGGATCCTTCCCGGGCCAATCCACTAAACTATGCACGGCTCGCACGGACCTACCTGAGCACCGTGGCTAATGTTTAA
- the iolD gene encoding 3D-(3,5/4)-trihydroxycyclohexane-1,2-dione acylhydrolase (decyclizing), producing the protein MSNTVKLTTAQALVRFLKAQQVERDGDRQPFFAGMWGIFGHGNVAGLGQALEQDGEFTHYFPRNEQAMVHAAAAFAKQHRRLRAFACTTSIGPGATNMVTAAAGATINRLPVLLLPGDTFARRNVGPVLQQLEYPLSPEISVNDCFKPVSRYWDRINRPEQLTTSLPMAMQVLTDPAQTGAVTIALPQDVQAEAFPFPEEFFEKRTHLIPRTLPEEESLRQAAKLIAASERPLLIAGGGVLYSAAEEALEQFCDATGIPSGETQAGKGALPWNHRCNLGAIGVTGTLAANRIASRADLVICVGTRLTDFTTASKTQFQNERVEFIGINVASFDAHKHEALPLVGDARLTLQALLEQLVEHSYTVFADYREEIDALRTEWDQEVDRLVEPEPEGDRVSQAELIGLVNAAMTEDDTVVCAAGSLPGDMHKLWRVTNGDQYHMEYGYSCMGYEIPGGVGVRFAKEHGEVFVMVGDGSYMMMHTEIVTSLQEDKKLIIILLDNHGFGSINGLSKSCGSSGFGNRFRYREEASGKLTGDFLKIDYVANARSLGATALRAETSDEVAKALATARENDRTTVVVVELEPSRVPGYESWWDVPVAEVSEMPKVQEARRDYEQKVKGERHYP; encoded by the coding sequence ATGAGTAATACGGTAAAATTGACTACGGCACAAGCGCTGGTTCGTTTCTTGAAGGCCCAGCAGGTCGAGCGGGATGGGGACCGCCAACCGTTTTTTGCCGGGATGTGGGGCATTTTCGGTCATGGAAATGTGGCTGGGTTGGGTCAGGCACTGGAGCAGGACGGGGAGTTCACACACTATTTCCCGAGGAACGAACAGGCCATGGTTCACGCTGCAGCCGCCTTTGCCAAGCAGCACCGCCGGTTGCGGGCCTTTGCTTGCACCACGTCGATAGGTCCCGGTGCCACCAATATGGTCACGGCTGCTGCCGGTGCCACCATCAACCGGCTGCCCGTGCTGCTGCTTCCGGGTGATACCTTTGCCCGGCGTAATGTGGGACCGGTCCTCCAGCAATTGGAGTATCCACTGAGTCCCGAAATATCCGTTAACGACTGCTTCAAACCGGTGAGCCGCTATTGGGACAGAATCAACCGTCCCGAACAGCTCACTACCTCCCTGCCGATGGCAATGCAGGTACTGACCGACCCGGCTCAAACCGGAGCCGTCACCATCGCCCTGCCGCAGGATGTCCAAGCGGAAGCGTTTCCCTTTCCGGAGGAGTTTTTTGAAAAACGGACACACCTCATTCCACGGACTCTGCCAGAGGAGGAGTCGCTCCGACAGGCGGCAAAGCTCATTGCCGCTTCGGAGAGGCCGCTGCTGATTGCCGGTGGCGGCGTGCTGTATTCGGCAGCCGAGGAAGCCCTGGAACAGTTCTGCGATGCCACCGGCATTCCCTCAGGTGAAACTCAGGCGGGGAAAGGAGCACTCCCCTGGAACCACCGCTGCAACCTTGGTGCCATCGGTGTTACTGGAACCTTGGCAGCAAACCGGATTGCTTCCCGGGCTGATCTGGTTATCTGCGTTGGGACCAGACTGACCGACTTTACTACCGCATCCAAGACTCAATTCCAGAATGAACGGGTCGAATTCATCGGCATCAACGTGGCCAGTTTTGACGCCCATAAACATGAAGCCCTACCTTTGGTTGGCGACGCTCGACTGACGTTACAGGCTCTGCTTGAGCAGTTGGTGGAACACTCTTATACAGTCTTTGCTGATTACCGGGAAGAGATCGACGCCCTGCGCACCGAGTGGGATCAGGAGGTGGACAGGCTGGTGGAACCTGAACCAGAGGGGGACCGGGTAAGCCAGGCAGAGCTTATTGGTCTGGTAAATGCCGCTATGACTGAGGATGACACAGTGGTGTGTGCGGCCGGCAGTCTCCCAGGCGATATGCACAAATTGTGGCGGGTAACAAACGGTGATCAGTACCACATGGAATACGGATATTCGTGCATGGGCTACGAAATTCCCGGAGGGGTGGGAGTCCGATTTGCCAAGGAACATGGAGAAGTGTTCGTCATGGTAGGGGATGGCTCGTACATGATGATGCATACGGAAATCGTCACTTCCCTGCAAGAGGACAAAAAGCTGATCATCATTCTGCTGGATAACCACGGATTTGGGAGTATCAACGGGTTGTCGAAAAGTTGCGGGAGTTCCGGGTTCGGAAATCGCTTCCGTTACCGGGAGGAAGCCAGCGGGAAGTTAACCGGGGACTTTCTTAAGATCGATTATGTGGCAAATGCCCGTTCCCTGGGTGCTACCGCACTCCGGGCGGAAACAAGCGACGAAGTTGCCAAGGCCCTTGCCACCGCCCGGGAGAATGATCGCACTACTGTGGTAGTTGTCGAACTGGAACCCTCCCGTGTCCCCGGCTACGAGTCGTGGTGGGATGTACCCGTGGCTGAAGTATCAGAGATGCCTAAGGTTCAAGAAGCACGCCGGGATTATGAACAAAAAGTGAAAGGGGAACGCCACTACCCGTGA
- a CDS encoding sugar ABC transporter substrate-binding protein codes for MKLKLTLLVTVLAIFVALLGCQRGKETAQEGPSVALVMKTLNNPFFIEMQKGAEIAAEKLGINLIVQAAEREVDAEKQLQIVENMIQRKVNAICVTPSGSKEIVAAIVKANRARIPVLVVDTRVDAGVLKEAGGRYATFIGSDNFEGGKIAGEYLIQRLKGTGKVAILEGIPGHETGDARLRGFHSAIDTVPGIEIEASQTANWERDQGFNVFQNILQSHPEVQALFACSDLMALGAIEAIAAAGRTGDIVVIGFDALPEARDLIQKGVMAGSVAQFADEMGRLAVENAYRLINGEKIPEEIPVKIELIARGS; via the coding sequence ATGAAACTCAAGCTCACGCTTCTGGTAACAGTTCTTGCGATCTTTGTGGCATTGTTGGGGTGTCAGCGCGGAAAGGAGACTGCGCAAGAAGGTCCATCCGTTGCACTCGTCATGAAAACCTTGAACAATCCTTTCTTCATCGAAATGCAGAAAGGGGCGGAAATTGCCGCTGAAAAGTTGGGTATAAACCTGATCGTCCAGGCAGCCGAGCGCGAGGTGGACGCGGAAAAGCAGTTGCAGATCGTGGAGAACATGATTCAGAGAAAGGTGAATGCAATTTGCGTTACCCCCAGCGGTTCGAAAGAGATAGTGGCTGCCATCGTCAAGGCTAACCGGGCACGGATTCCAGTGCTGGTGGTGGATACTCGAGTGGATGCCGGAGTGTTGAAGGAGGCGGGTGGTCGCTACGCGACATTTATCGGCTCAGATAATTTTGAAGGGGGGAAAATTGCCGGCGAGTATCTGATACAAAGGCTGAAAGGAACCGGAAAAGTAGCCATCCTTGAAGGCATTCCGGGTCACGAGACGGGGGATGCTCGCCTGAGGGGGTTTCATTCAGCCATCGATACGGTGCCAGGAATCGAGATTGAGGCATCCCAGACGGCAAACTGGGAGAGGGACCAGGGATTCAACGTCTTCCAGAACATCCTTCAATCTCATCCTGAGGTCCAGGCTCTTTTTGCTTGCAGCGACTTGATGGCCCTGGGCGCCATTGAAGCCATAGCCGCAGCCGGTAGAACAGGTGACATCGTCGTTATTGGGTTCGACGCTCTTCCCGAAGCCCGCGATCTTATCCAGAAGGGAGTAATGGCAGGATCCGTGGCCCAATTTGCCGATGAAATGGGAAGGCTGGCCGTGGAAAATGCTTACCGCCTGATCAACGGTGAGAAGATTCCCGAAGAGATCCCTGTGAAGATCGAACTCATTGCGAGGGGGAGTTAG
- a CDS encoding ribose ABC transporter permease — protein MTIKSFILHYSRQFGTLIGLIVLIIVLWILTPYFLTVSNLLNVAQQTSINAIIAVGLTFVIITAGIDLSVGSIMAFAGVVLASALQGGAPIALAVVAGLGVGLLCGLVNGVLISYGRLPPFISTLGMMSVARGAALLYTQGRPISGFPTPFRSLATGEVLGIPSPVIIMIGVYVIAHFVLTRTKLGRYTYAIGGNEEAALLSGVNVRVHKTVVYGISGMLSGLAAIILNARLNSAQPIAGIMYELDAIAATVIGGTSLMGGEGRVIGTLIGAFIMGVLRNGLNLLGVSSFIQQTVIGSVIILAVLMDMTLKKQRR, from the coding sequence ATGACGATAAAGAGTTTCATTTTACACTATTCTCGCCAGTTCGGTACGTTGATTGGACTCATCGTACTGATCATTGTGCTCTGGATCTTAACGCCATATTTTCTGACGGTCTCGAATCTATTGAATGTTGCTCAACAGACGTCCATAAACGCCATCATCGCCGTGGGATTGACGTTTGTGATTATCACGGCGGGAATTGATCTATCCGTTGGATCAATCATGGCATTTGCCGGAGTTGTGCTGGCAAGTGCCCTTCAAGGCGGTGCTCCAATTGCCCTTGCAGTTGTTGCGGGGTTGGGTGTTGGGCTTCTGTGCGGTCTGGTGAACGGAGTTCTCATATCCTACGGGAGACTGCCGCCTTTTATTTCGACTCTCGGAATGATGAGTGTTGCACGGGGGGCTGCTCTGCTTTATACCCAGGGGAGACCTATCTCAGGGTTTCCAACACCCTTCCGGTCTCTGGCAACAGGAGAAGTACTGGGGATTCCTTCTCCCGTCATCATCATGATTGGGGTCTACGTGATCGCACATTTTGTATTGACCCGGACGAAGCTGGGACGTTACACCTACGCCATCGGCGGTAACGAAGAGGCGGCACTCCTTTCTGGCGTGAATGTGCGGGTACACAAGACAGTGGTTTATGGAATCTCCGGAATGCTCAGTGGCCTGGCCGCCATTATCCTGAACGCCCGTTTGAATTCGGCCCAGCCAATCGCCGGCATCATGTACGAACTGGACGCCATCGCAGCCACTGTTATCGGAGGGACGAGCCTCATGGGGGGAGAAGGGAGAGTCATCGGTACCCTCATCGGCGCATTTATCATGGGAGTCCTGAGAAACGGCCTCAATCTTCTTGGCGTTTCCTCATTCATTCAACAGACGGTTATAGGAAGTGTCATTATCCTTGCGGTTCTCATGGATATGACTTTGAAAAAGCAAAGACGGTAG
- a CDS encoding sugar ABC transporter ATP-binding protein: protein MKTSDNNTVLKMINIRKEFPGVIALDNVHFELNEAEVHVLLGENGAGKSTLVKILGGAYQKTDGEIILFGEETDIRNPRYAQDAGISIIYQELNLVPQLTAGENIFLGREPTQMGVIDKRRMFQRAQAILDDLGVEISARSVVKNLGVAQQQMVEVAKSLSLHAKILIMDEPTSALTDNEIAQLFSAIRRLKERKVSIIYISHRLEEVFQIGNKVTVLRDGRHIATVDIKDTSRDQLIRMMANRELKEHFPKKKSPRGEEILRVENLCKKGMLKDITFSLHKGEILGISGLLGSGRTQLARVIFGVDRMDSGKVYVKRQLIDIKSPRQAISLGIGFLTEDRKSQGLVLDLTLKENICLPSVDRFATFGVMNVGEENSSAEQYVKELAIKTTGLDQKATFLSGGNQQKVVLSKWLCSQADMFIFDEPTRGIDVASKVEIYKLMNRLTAEGVGIIMISSELPEIIGMSDRILVMCQGMISGRFSSREATQEKILQRALAD from the coding sequence TTGAAGACCTCAGACAACAATACCGTACTCAAGATGATCAACATCCGGAAGGAGTTCCCCGGGGTCATCGCCCTGGACAATGTCCATTTTGAGCTGAATGAGGCGGAAGTTCACGTACTTCTTGGAGAGAACGGCGCAGGAAAATCGACCCTGGTAAAAATCTTGGGCGGAGCCTACCAGAAGACGGACGGAGAGATTATTCTCTTTGGTGAGGAGACAGACATAAGAAATCCAAGGTATGCTCAAGATGCCGGCATCAGCATCATCTATCAGGAACTGAATCTTGTCCCTCAACTCACCGCGGGAGAGAACATTTTCCTTGGTCGCGAGCCCACCCAGATGGGGGTGATCGACAAAAGGAGAATGTTCCAGCGGGCCCAGGCGATTCTGGATGATCTGGGCGTAGAGATCTCGGCCCGGAGTGTAGTGAAGAACCTGGGCGTGGCCCAGCAGCAAATGGTTGAAGTAGCCAAATCTCTTTCGCTTCACGCGAAGATCCTCATCATGGATGAGCCCACTTCCGCCCTGACCGATAACGAAATTGCTCAGCTTTTTTCCGCCATACGGCGACTGAAGGAAAGGAAAGTATCCATCATCTACATCTCGCACCGGCTGGAAGAGGTTTTCCAAATAGGAAACAAGGTAACAGTTCTCCGCGACGGACGGCATATCGCGACCGTGGACATAAAAGACACCTCCCGAGATCAACTCATCCGCATGATGGCCAACCGGGAACTAAAGGAACACTTCCCCAAAAAGAAATCCCCGCGGGGAGAAGAGATTCTGAGGGTGGAGAATCTTTGCAAAAAGGGAATGTTAAAAGACATCACATTTTCTCTTCACAAAGGGGAGATTCTCGGCATTTCCGGTCTTCTTGGATCGGGCCGGACGCAGCTGGCACGCGTGATCTTTGGCGTTGACAGAATGGATTCTGGCAAAGTCTATGTTAAGCGTCAGTTGATCGACATCAAATCGCCGCGTCAGGCTATCAGTCTTGGCATCGGATTCTTAACAGAGGATAGAAAGTCCCAGGGATTGGTCTTGGATCTGACTTTGAAGGAGAACATCTGTCTGCCCAGTGTAGATCGGTTCGCGACGTTTGGTGTGATGAACGTTGGAGAGGAGAACAGTTCTGCGGAGCAGTATGTAAAGGAGCTGGCCATCAAAACCACCGGTCTGGATCAAAAAGCGACGTTCTTGAGTGGAGGAAATCAGCAGAAGGTGGTGCTGAGCAAATGGCTGTGCAGTCAGGCGGATATGTTTATTTTTGACGAGCCAACGAGGGGGATTGATGTGGCTTCGAAAGTGGAGATCTACAAGTTGATGAACAGGCTTACTGCCGAGGGTGTTGGCATTATCATGATTTCTTCAGAGCTGCCGGAAATCATCGGCATGAGCGACAGGATTCTGGTGATGTGCCAGGGGATGATCTCCGGTCGATTCTCCTCACGTGAGGCGACTCAGGAGAAAATTCTGCAGCGGGCCCTGGCGGACTGA